A region of Malaclemys terrapin pileata isolate rMalTer1 chromosome 5, rMalTer1.hap1, whole genome shotgun sequence DNA encodes the following proteins:
- the LOC128837572 gene encoding interleukin-8-like — protein sequence MSCKLVVAVLALFLTYAAVSEGMSLARMGNELRCQCITLHSSFIRPRNIRDVKLTPSGPHCQNTEIIATLKDGREVCLDPTAQWVKIIIKAILDKAQVNGEAKR from the exons ATGAGCTGCAAGTTGGTTGTTGCTGTCTTGGCTCTTTTCCTAACCTACGCAGCGGTGTCAGAAG GGATGAGTCTGGCAAGGATGGGGAATGAGCTCCGATGCCAGTGCATCACCTTGCATTCCAGCTTCATCCGTCCCAGGAACATTCGGGACGTGAAGCTGACGCCGAGCGGACCTCACTGCCAGAACACTGAAATCAT CGCTACTCTTAAGGATGGCAGAGAAGTGTGTTTGGATCCCACTGCTCAATGGGTGAAGATCATTATTAAAGCAATTTTGGACAA AGCTCAAGTCAATGGTGAGGCAAAACGCTGA